A window of the Oncorhynchus mykiss isolate Arlee chromosome 15, USDA_OmykA_1.1, whole genome shotgun sequence genome harbors these coding sequences:
- the si:ch211-230g15.5 gene encoding bromodomain-containing protein 4 isoform X3 has product MLNPRGMEPDPSLETCTQSRAETEGERTETREGPTRSPSPLSPNRSSAAHNLTTPPKLTPTPPKLNPPRPSKLTLTPSASTLTLTPSASTLTLTPSASTLTLTSTCTPSSSSTPTPNPLKLNPTPSPPPTLTHKTLTTLTPMVLNPTPTCTPTSPSLTPNPVTPTILIPNPTPPTLTPSLPTPTHAPTKVTHKPVPFPLTPPTIHFTSSLLTPSGSSPTVSAITSLPPSSVNHGNMSSAPGTSSLTNGNARPVPTPTSPPITPFHTPASRQIHFPRPLDTPTLVQAYQSTSSVRQRVSQQALLLGRSSCSSRDQMLLRTQMLIFTSTVRPVPSSSSSSSCPASAQLQSLTLHPSAPGTLTIPPSLRLKPPSSSSHSPISRPRTPLFPPLRPRPQPSAMVTGRQTTPTRHLSVPPPTLYSSVRSVPLRPRLHSPNGHRVAPPRHSPALQPIAAAAAGQALPSRQWTGPASSLSSQTPPTQTTPGQSQLSSGSSPLGSTSRFDRLPPASRQLQIIALSAGSTHRLSSQLQPAASTHTPASVQSKHLVLESPPPQLDAQPQRTSEHASPSPTSSIHKANTPLPYLHYQARHTDPKGEVGRQGVREERERVGLEEEMMGGIEEEQRNRERVGGERQVTGEENGNVDKRGERVGGQEKEGTGGEETWMERDKGFETLREMTEVEDGQERMTIEGEEQRERMEVEEGQERMKIEGEEQRQRMEVEEEKQRQRMEVEEQERGQKDTMKGEEGTTIDPQLNADPATQNPPSEPPINIQRPSDRPIEQSPDLPHVDQEDLCENMFNQSDNQSGSPSHPESLSLSQSRPETFSLLERKPWSQRVWPEGGRRVLTHLVEGFIIQEGLQAFPVNRSSLLLGGQEAISQNGNIEGPELLSLTDTPEPPEHSSESEQERVATSDPLTGPRERHRGVLQCESCGKRGHAHSFHRSKRYCSTSCARRYNVGLSKRLRALSAGSQPEGRRSEINKVESVPGKPLLLRLPREIWSAHRRDNEEEEGHAVPTTARLERRAARRARRASEPAMTPGNSTVTSSDSLPAQWSVEQVWDFIHTLPGCVEVAEAFRIQEIDGQALLLLTEDHLMTSMNIKLGPALKICAHINTLRHR; this is encoded by the exons ATGCTGAATCCTAGAGGGATGGAGCCAGACCCGTCCTTGGAGACATGCactcagagcagagcagagacagagggagagagaacagagaccagagagggaCCCACCAGGAGCCCCAGCCCCCTGTCCCCCAATAGATCTTCAGCTGCTCACAACCTTACTACTCCCCCTAAACTCACCCCTACTCCCCCTAAACTGAATCCCCCCCGCCCTTCTAAACTCACCCTCACTCCCTCTGCTAGTACACTCACCCTCACTCCCTCTGCTAGTACACTCACCCTCACTCCCTCTGCTAGTACACTCACCCTCACCTCTACATGCacaccctcttcctcctctacaccTACCCCCAATCCCCTTAAACTGAACCCCACCCCCTCACCTCCCCCTACTCTCACTCATAAAACCCTCACTACCCTCACCCCTATGGTACTCAACCCCACCCCAACATGTACACCTACTTCCCCCTCACTTACTCCCAACCCCGTCACCCCTACAATACTCATCCCCAACCCTACTCCCCCCACACTTACACCCTCTCTACCTACACCCACGCATGCCCCCACTAAAGTCACTCACAAACCTGTTCCTTTCCCCCTCACTCCCCCCACCATCCACTTCACTTCCTCTCTACTCACTCCCTCCGGCTCCTCCCCCACTGTATCAGCCATCACTTCTCTGCCCCCCTCCTCTGTAAACCATGGCAACATGTCTTCTGCTCCCGGGACTTCCTCCTTGACCAATGGTAACGCAAGGCCAGTCCCCACACCCACCTCTCCACCAATCACGCCTTTCCATACCCCGGCCAGCAGACAG atacATTTCCCTCGCCCCCTGGATACACCCACTCTGGTGCAAGCCTATCAGAGCACCTCGTCTGTCAGACAGAGGGTATCCCAGCAGGCTTTGCTCCTAGGTCGGAGTTCTTGTTCCAGCCGAGACCAGATGCTGCTCAGGACCCAGAtg CTGATTTTCACCTCTACAGTACGGCCtgtcccttcctcttcctcctcttcctcttgccCTGCCTCCGCTCAG CTCCAGAGTCTAACCCTGCACCCCTCTGCTCCTGGAACTCTTACAATCCCCCCTTCTTTACGTCTCaaacctccctcttcctcctcccactctcctatCTCTCGTCCCCGTACACCCCTTTTCCCCCCCCTCCGGCCACGCCCCCAGCCCAGTGCCATGgtaacaggcagacagaccacaCCCACCCGGCACCTCTCAGTCCCACCTCCAA ctCTCTACTCTTCTGTGCGTTCTGTCCCTCTGAGACCCAGACTTCATTCTCCAAATGGCCACAGGGTGGCACCCCCGAGACACAGCCCGGCCCTGCAACCAATCGCTGCTGCCGCTGCCGGACAGGCCCTGCCCAGCAGACAGTGGACTGGGCCAGCCAGCAGTTTGTCATCTCAAACCCCACCCACACAGACCACCCCAGGCCAATCACAGCTCAGCTCAGGCTCTAGTCCCCTGGGTTCTACTTCCCGTTTTGATCGGTTGCCGCCGGCATCAAGGCAGCTGCAAATCATTGCTCTCTCCGCTGGCTCCACCCACCGCCTCAGCAGCCAACTACAGCCTGCTGCCAGCACACACACCCCAGCTTCTGTCCAATCAAAGCACCTGGTTCTTGAATCCCCACCACCTCAGCTCGATGCCCAACCACAGAGGACTTCTGAAcacgcctctccctctcccacctcctccatcCACAAAGCCAACACACCCCTACCCTACCTCCATTATCAGGCCAGACACACTGATCCAAAAGGAGAAGTGGGGAGACAGGGggtaagggaggagagagagagggtgggattaGAGGAAGAAATGATGGGGGGAATTGAAGAGGagcagaggaatagagagagggtgggaggagagagacaggtaacaggagaggagaacgGGAATgtggataagagaggagagagggtgggaggacaggagaaagaggggactggaggagaggaaacatggatggagagagataagggatttgagacactgagagagatgACAGAAGTAGAGGACGGGCAGGAAAGGATGAcgatagagggagaggagcagagagagaggatggaagtaGAGGAGGGGCAGGAAAGGatgaagatagagggagaggagcagagacagAGGATGGAAGTAGAGgaggaaaagcagagacagaggatGGAAGTAGAGGAGCAGGAGCGGGGACAGAAAGATAcaatgaaaggagaggaggggactacAATAGACCCACAGCTCAATGCCGATCCGGCTACTCAGAACCCTCCCTCAGAACCCCCCATAAACATCCAGAGACCATCAGACCGTCCCATAGAGCAATCCCCAGACCTCCCCCACGTGGACCAAGAGGACCTCTGTGAGAACATGTTCAATCAGTCTGACAACCAATCAGGCAG CCCTTCCCACCCAGAGAGCCTCAGCCTATCACAGAGCCGCCCTGAGACCTTCAGCCTATTGGAGCGCAAGCCTTGGTCACAGAGGGTCTGGCCAGAGGGCGGGAGGCGTGTCTTAACTCACCTGGTGGAGGGCTTCATCATACAGGAGGGGCTGCAGGCATTCCcg GTGAACCGCTCGTCTCTGTTGTTGGGAGGGCAGGAGGCTATCTCCCAGAATGGGAACATAGAGGGGCCCGAGTTATTATCGTTGACAGACACACCAGAGCCACCGGAACATTCCAGCGAATCAGAACAAGAGCGCGTGGCTACAAGTGACCCGCTCACAG GtcccagagagagacataggggaGTGTTACAATGCGAGTCTTGTGGGAAGAGAGGCCACGCCCACTCCTTCCATCGCTCCAAGCGATACTGCTCCACTTCCTGTGCCCGCAG gtATAATGTAGGGCTGTCCAAGCGTCTGCGTGCCCTGAGTGCTGGCAGCCAGCCAGAGGGGCGGCGCTCTGAGATAAACAAGGTGGAGTCTGTGCCTGGGAAGCCTCTCTTACTGCGACTG CCCCGGGAAATATGGAGCGCCCATCGCCGTGACAACGAAGAGGAGGAAGGGCATGCTGTTCCCACGACAGCCAGGCTGGAGCGCCGAGCGGCACGGAGGGCGAGGAGGGCCTCAGAGCCAGCGATGACCCCTGGTAACTCCACTGTGACCTCTAGTGACTCCCTACCTGCACAGTGGAGCGTCGAGCAAGTCTGGGACTTTATACACACACTGCCAg GTTGTGTCGAGGTTGCGGAGGCGTTCCGTATTCAGGAGATAGACGGCCAGGCCCTGCTGCTGCTCACTGAGGACCACCTGATGACCAGCATGAACATCAAATTGGGACCAGCTCTCAAGATCTGTGCCCACATCAACACACTCagacacagatag
- the si:ch211-230g15.5 gene encoding bromodomain-containing protein 4 isoform X1, which yields MLNPRGMEPDPSLETCTQSRAETEGERTETREGPTRSPSPLSPNRSSAAHNLTTPPKLTPTPPKLNPPRPSKLTLTPSASTLTLTPSASTLTLTPSASTLTLTSTCTPSSSSTPTPNPLKLNPTPSPPPTLTHKTLTTLTPMVLNPTPTCTPTSPSLTPNPVTPTILIPNPTPPTLTPSLPTPTHAPTKVTHKPVPFPLTPPTIHFTSSLLTPSGSSPTVSAITSLPPSSVNHGNMSSAPGTSSLTNGNARPVPTPTSPPITPFHTPASRQIHFPRPLDTPTLVQAYQSTSSVRQRVSQQALLLGRSSCSSRDQMLLRTQMLIFTSTVRPVPSSSSSSSCPASAQLQSLTLHPSAPGTLTIPPSLRLKPPSSSSHSPISRPRTPLFPPLRPRPQPSAMVTGRQTTPTRHLSVPPPTLYSSVRSVPLRPRLHSPNGHRVAPPRHSPALQPIAAAAAGQALPSRQWTGPASSLSSQTPPTQTTPGQSQLSSGSSPLGSTSRFDRLPPASRQLQIIALSAGSTHRLSSQLQPAASTHTPASVQSKHLVLESPPPQLDAQPQRTSEHASPSPTSSIHKANTPLPYLHYQARHTDPKGEVGRQGVREERERVGLEEEMMGGIEEEQRNRERVGGERQVTGEENGNVDKRGERVGGQEKEGTGGEETWMERDKGFETLREMTEVEDGQERMTIEGEEQRERMEVEEGQERMKIEGEEQRQRMEVEEEKQRQRMEVEEQERGQKDTMKGEEGTTIDPQLNADPATQNPPSEPPINIQRPSDRPIEQSPDLPHVDQEDLCENMFNQSDNQSVLSSLSSQSPPASPFLTLSSDLPPPLLPVSPSHPESLSLSQSRPETFSLLERKPWSQRVWPEGGRRVLTHLVEGFIIQEGLQAFPVNRSSLLLGGQEAISQNGNIEGPELLSLTDTPEPPEHSSESEQERVATSDPLTGPRERHRGVLQCESCGKRGHAHSFHRSKRYCSTSCARRYNVGLSKRLRALSAGSQPEGRRSEINKVESVPGKPLLLRLPREIWSAHRRDNEEEEGHAVPTTARLERRAARRARRASEPAMTPGNSTVTSSDSLPAQWSVEQVWDFIHTLPGCVEVAEAFRIQEIDGQALLLLTEDHLMTSMNIKLGPALKICAHINTLRHR from the exons ATGCTGAATCCTAGAGGGATGGAGCCAGACCCGTCCTTGGAGACATGCactcagagcagagcagagacagagggagagagaacagagaccagagagggaCCCACCAGGAGCCCCAGCCCCCTGTCCCCCAATAGATCTTCAGCTGCTCACAACCTTACTACTCCCCCTAAACTCACCCCTACTCCCCCTAAACTGAATCCCCCCCGCCCTTCTAAACTCACCCTCACTCCCTCTGCTAGTACACTCACCCTCACTCCCTCTGCTAGTACACTCACCCTCACTCCCTCTGCTAGTACACTCACCCTCACCTCTACATGCacaccctcttcctcctctacaccTACCCCCAATCCCCTTAAACTGAACCCCACCCCCTCACCTCCCCCTACTCTCACTCATAAAACCCTCACTACCCTCACCCCTATGGTACTCAACCCCACCCCAACATGTACACCTACTTCCCCCTCACTTACTCCCAACCCCGTCACCCCTACAATACTCATCCCCAACCCTACTCCCCCCACACTTACACCCTCTCTACCTACACCCACGCATGCCCCCACTAAAGTCACTCACAAACCTGTTCCTTTCCCCCTCACTCCCCCCACCATCCACTTCACTTCCTCTCTACTCACTCCCTCCGGCTCCTCCCCCACTGTATCAGCCATCACTTCTCTGCCCCCCTCCTCTGTAAACCATGGCAACATGTCTTCTGCTCCCGGGACTTCCTCCTTGACCAATGGTAACGCAAGGCCAGTCCCCACACCCACCTCTCCACCAATCACGCCTTTCCATACCCCGGCCAGCAGACAG atacATTTCCCTCGCCCCCTGGATACACCCACTCTGGTGCAAGCCTATCAGAGCACCTCGTCTGTCAGACAGAGGGTATCCCAGCAGGCTTTGCTCCTAGGTCGGAGTTCTTGTTCCAGCCGAGACCAGATGCTGCTCAGGACCCAGAtg CTGATTTTCACCTCTACAGTACGGCCtgtcccttcctcttcctcctcttcctcttgccCTGCCTCCGCTCAG CTCCAGAGTCTAACCCTGCACCCCTCTGCTCCTGGAACTCTTACAATCCCCCCTTCTTTACGTCTCaaacctccctcttcctcctcccactctcctatCTCTCGTCCCCGTACACCCCTTTTCCCCCCCCTCCGGCCACGCCCCCAGCCCAGTGCCATGgtaacaggcagacagaccacaCCCACCCGGCACCTCTCAGTCCCACCTCCAA ctCTCTACTCTTCTGTGCGTTCTGTCCCTCTGAGACCCAGACTTCATTCTCCAAATGGCCACAGGGTGGCACCCCCGAGACACAGCCCGGCCCTGCAACCAATCGCTGCTGCCGCTGCCGGACAGGCCCTGCCCAGCAGACAGTGGACTGGGCCAGCCAGCAGTTTGTCATCTCAAACCCCACCCACACAGACCACCCCAGGCCAATCACAGCTCAGCTCAGGCTCTAGTCCCCTGGGTTCTACTTCCCGTTTTGATCGGTTGCCGCCGGCATCAAGGCAGCTGCAAATCATTGCTCTCTCCGCTGGCTCCACCCACCGCCTCAGCAGCCAACTACAGCCTGCTGCCAGCACACACACCCCAGCTTCTGTCCAATCAAAGCACCTGGTTCTTGAATCCCCACCACCTCAGCTCGATGCCCAACCACAGAGGACTTCTGAAcacgcctctccctctcccacctcctccatcCACAAAGCCAACACACCCCTACCCTACCTCCATTATCAGGCCAGACACACTGATCCAAAAGGAGAAGTGGGGAGACAGGGggtaagggaggagagagagagggtgggattaGAGGAAGAAATGATGGGGGGAATTGAAGAGGagcagaggaatagagagagggtgggaggagagagacaggtaacaggagaggagaacgGGAATgtggataagagaggagagagggtgggaggacaggagaaagaggggactggaggagaggaaacatggatggagagagataagggatttgagacactgagagagatgACAGAAGTAGAGGACGGGCAGGAAAGGATGAcgatagagggagaggagcagagagagaggatggaagtaGAGGAGGGGCAGGAAAGGatgaagatagagggagaggagcagagacagAGGATGGAAGTAGAGgaggaaaagcagagacagaggatGGAAGTAGAGGAGCAGGAGCGGGGACAGAAAGATAcaatgaaaggagaggaggggactacAATAGACCCACAGCTCAATGCCGATCCGGCTACTCAGAACCCTCCCTCAGAACCCCCCATAAACATCCAGAGACCATCAGACCGTCCCATAGAGCAATCCCCAGACCTCCCCCACGTGGACCAAGAGGACCTCTGTGAGAACATGTTCAATCAGTCTGACAACCAATCAG TCTTGTCCAGTCTTTCCTCTCAGTCTCCCCCTGCCTCACCCTTCCTCACCCTTTCATCtgatctcccccctcctctcctgcctgttAGCCCTTCCCACCCAGAGAGCCTCAGCCTATCACAGAGCCGCCCTGAGACCTTCAGCCTATTGGAGCGCAAGCCTTGGTCACAGAGGGTCTGGCCAGAGGGCGGGAGGCGTGTCTTAACTCACCTGGTGGAGGGCTTCATCATACAGGAGGGGCTGCAGGCATTCCcg GTGAACCGCTCGTCTCTGTTGTTGGGAGGGCAGGAGGCTATCTCCCAGAATGGGAACATAGAGGGGCCCGAGTTATTATCGTTGACAGACACACCAGAGCCACCGGAACATTCCAGCGAATCAGAACAAGAGCGCGTGGCTACAAGTGACCCGCTCACAG GtcccagagagagacataggggaGTGTTACAATGCGAGTCTTGTGGGAAGAGAGGCCACGCCCACTCCTTCCATCGCTCCAAGCGATACTGCTCCACTTCCTGTGCCCGCAG gtATAATGTAGGGCTGTCCAAGCGTCTGCGTGCCCTGAGTGCTGGCAGCCAGCCAGAGGGGCGGCGCTCTGAGATAAACAAGGTGGAGTCTGTGCCTGGGAAGCCTCTCTTACTGCGACTG CCCCGGGAAATATGGAGCGCCCATCGCCGTGACAACGAAGAGGAGGAAGGGCATGCTGTTCCCACGACAGCCAGGCTGGAGCGCCGAGCGGCACGGAGGGCGAGGAGGGCCTCAGAGCCAGCGATGACCCCTGGTAACTCCACTGTGACCTCTAGTGACTCCCTACCTGCACAGTGGAGCGTCGAGCAAGTCTGGGACTTTATACACACACTGCCAg GTTGTGTCGAGGTTGCGGAGGCGTTCCGTATTCAGGAGATAGACGGCCAGGCCCTGCTGCTGCTCACTGAGGACCACCTGATGACCAGCATGAACATCAAATTGGGACCAGCTCTCAAGATCTGTGCCCACATCAACACACTCagacacagatag
- the si:ch211-230g15.5 gene encoding bromodomain-containing protein 4 isoform X2 produces MLNPRGMEPDPSLETCTQSRAETEGERTETREGPTRSPSPLSPNRSSAAHNLTTPPKLTPTPPKLNPPRPSKLTLTPSASTLTLTPSASTLTLTPSASTLTLTSTCTPSSSSTPTPNPLKLNPTPSPPPTLTHKTLTTLTPMVLNPTPTCTPTSPSLTPNPVTPTILIPNPTPPTLTPSLPTPTHAPTKVTHKPVPFPLTPPTIHFTSSLLTPSGSSPTVSAITSLPPSSVNHGNMSSAPGTSSLTNGNARPVPTPTSPPITPFHTPASRQIHFPRPLDTPTLVQAYQSTSSVRQRVSQQALLLGRSSCSSRDQMLLRTQMLQSLTLHPSAPGTLTIPPSLRLKPPSSSSHSPISRPRTPLFPPLRPRPQPSAMVTGRQTTPTRHLSVPPPTLYSSVRSVPLRPRLHSPNGHRVAPPRHSPALQPIAAAAAGQALPSRQWTGPASSLSSQTPPTQTTPGQSQLSSGSSPLGSTSRFDRLPPASRQLQIIALSAGSTHRLSSQLQPAASTHTPASVQSKHLVLESPPPQLDAQPQRTSEHASPSPTSSIHKANTPLPYLHYQARHTDPKGEVGRQGVREERERVGLEEEMMGGIEEEQRNRERVGGERQVTGEENGNVDKRGERVGGQEKEGTGGEETWMERDKGFETLREMTEVEDGQERMTIEGEEQRERMEVEEGQERMKIEGEEQRQRMEVEEEKQRQRMEVEEQERGQKDTMKGEEGTTIDPQLNADPATQNPPSEPPINIQRPSDRPIEQSPDLPHVDQEDLCENMFNQSDNQSVLSSLSSQSPPASPFLTLSSDLPPPLLPVSPSHPESLSLSQSRPETFSLLERKPWSQRVWPEGGRRVLTHLVEGFIIQEGLQAFPVNRSSLLLGGQEAISQNGNIEGPELLSLTDTPEPPEHSSESEQERVATSDPLTGPRERHRGVLQCESCGKRGHAHSFHRSKRYCSTSCARRYNVGLSKRLRALSAGSQPEGRRSEINKVESVPGKPLLLRLPREIWSAHRRDNEEEEGHAVPTTARLERRAARRARRASEPAMTPGNSTVTSSDSLPAQWSVEQVWDFIHTLPGCVEVAEAFRIQEIDGQALLLLTEDHLMTSMNIKLGPALKICAHINTLRHR; encoded by the exons ATGCTGAATCCTAGAGGGATGGAGCCAGACCCGTCCTTGGAGACATGCactcagagcagagcagagacagagggagagagaacagagaccagagagggaCCCACCAGGAGCCCCAGCCCCCTGTCCCCCAATAGATCTTCAGCTGCTCACAACCTTACTACTCCCCCTAAACTCACCCCTACTCCCCCTAAACTGAATCCCCCCCGCCCTTCTAAACTCACCCTCACTCCCTCTGCTAGTACACTCACCCTCACTCCCTCTGCTAGTACACTCACCCTCACTCCCTCTGCTAGTACACTCACCCTCACCTCTACATGCacaccctcttcctcctctacaccTACCCCCAATCCCCTTAAACTGAACCCCACCCCCTCACCTCCCCCTACTCTCACTCATAAAACCCTCACTACCCTCACCCCTATGGTACTCAACCCCACCCCAACATGTACACCTACTTCCCCCTCACTTACTCCCAACCCCGTCACCCCTACAATACTCATCCCCAACCCTACTCCCCCCACACTTACACCCTCTCTACCTACACCCACGCATGCCCCCACTAAAGTCACTCACAAACCTGTTCCTTTCCCCCTCACTCCCCCCACCATCCACTTCACTTCCTCTCTACTCACTCCCTCCGGCTCCTCCCCCACTGTATCAGCCATCACTTCTCTGCCCCCCTCCTCTGTAAACCATGGCAACATGTCTTCTGCTCCCGGGACTTCCTCCTTGACCAATGGTAACGCAAGGCCAGTCCCCACACCCACCTCTCCACCAATCACGCCTTTCCATACCCCGGCCAGCAGACAG atacATTTCCCTCGCCCCCTGGATACACCCACTCTGGTGCAAGCCTATCAGAGCACCTCGTCTGTCAGACAGAGGGTATCCCAGCAGGCTTTGCTCCTAGGTCGGAGTTCTTGTTCCAGCCGAGACCAGATGCTGCTCAGGACCCAGAtg CTCCAGAGTCTAACCCTGCACCCCTCTGCTCCTGGAACTCTTACAATCCCCCCTTCTTTACGTCTCaaacctccctcttcctcctcccactctcctatCTCTCGTCCCCGTACACCCCTTTTCCCCCCCCTCCGGCCACGCCCCCAGCCCAGTGCCATGgtaacaggcagacagaccacaCCCACCCGGCACCTCTCAGTCCCACCTCCAA ctCTCTACTCTTCTGTGCGTTCTGTCCCTCTGAGACCCAGACTTCATTCTCCAAATGGCCACAGGGTGGCACCCCCGAGACACAGCCCGGCCCTGCAACCAATCGCTGCTGCCGCTGCCGGACAGGCCCTGCCCAGCAGACAGTGGACTGGGCCAGCCAGCAGTTTGTCATCTCAAACCCCACCCACACAGACCACCCCAGGCCAATCACAGCTCAGCTCAGGCTCTAGTCCCCTGGGTTCTACTTCCCGTTTTGATCGGTTGCCGCCGGCATCAAGGCAGCTGCAAATCATTGCTCTCTCCGCTGGCTCCACCCACCGCCTCAGCAGCCAACTACAGCCTGCTGCCAGCACACACACCCCAGCTTCTGTCCAATCAAAGCACCTGGTTCTTGAATCCCCACCACCTCAGCTCGATGCCCAACCACAGAGGACTTCTGAAcacgcctctccctctcccacctcctccatcCACAAAGCCAACACACCCCTACCCTACCTCCATTATCAGGCCAGACACACTGATCCAAAAGGAGAAGTGGGGAGACAGGGggtaagggaggagagagagagggtgggattaGAGGAAGAAATGATGGGGGGAATTGAAGAGGagcagaggaatagagagagggtgggaggagagagacaggtaacaggagaggagaacgGGAATgtggataagagaggagagagggtgggaggacaggagaaagaggggactggaggagaggaaacatggatggagagagataagggatttgagacactgagagagatgACAGAAGTAGAGGACGGGCAGGAAAGGATGAcgatagagggagaggagcagagagagaggatggaagtaGAGGAGGGGCAGGAAAGGatgaagatagagggagaggagcagagacagAGGATGGAAGTAGAGgaggaaaagcagagacagaggatGGAAGTAGAGGAGCAGGAGCGGGGACAGAAAGATAcaatgaaaggagaggaggggactacAATAGACCCACAGCTCAATGCCGATCCGGCTACTCAGAACCCTCCCTCAGAACCCCCCATAAACATCCAGAGACCATCAGACCGTCCCATAGAGCAATCCCCAGACCTCCCCCACGTGGACCAAGAGGACCTCTGTGAGAACATGTTCAATCAGTCTGACAACCAATCAG TCTTGTCCAGTCTTTCCTCTCAGTCTCCCCCTGCCTCACCCTTCCTCACCCTTTCATCtgatctcccccctcctctcctgcctgttAGCCCTTCCCACCCAGAGAGCCTCAGCCTATCACAGAGCCGCCCTGAGACCTTCAGCCTATTGGAGCGCAAGCCTTGGTCACAGAGGGTCTGGCCAGAGGGCGGGAGGCGTGTCTTAACTCACCTGGTGGAGGGCTTCATCATACAGGAGGGGCTGCAGGCATTCCcg GTGAACCGCTCGTCTCTGTTGTTGGGAGGGCAGGAGGCTATCTCCCAGAATGGGAACATAGAGGGGCCCGAGTTATTATCGTTGACAGACACACCAGAGCCACCGGAACATTCCAGCGAATCAGAACAAGAGCGCGTGGCTACAAGTGACCCGCTCACAG GtcccagagagagacataggggaGTGTTACAATGCGAGTCTTGTGGGAAGAGAGGCCACGCCCACTCCTTCCATCGCTCCAAGCGATACTGCTCCACTTCCTGTGCCCGCAG gtATAATGTAGGGCTGTCCAAGCGTCTGCGTGCCCTGAGTGCTGGCAGCCAGCCAGAGGGGCGGCGCTCTGAGATAAACAAGGTGGAGTCTGTGCCTGGGAAGCCTCTCTTACTGCGACTG CCCCGGGAAATATGGAGCGCCCATCGCCGTGACAACGAAGAGGAGGAAGGGCATGCTGTTCCCACGACAGCCAGGCTGGAGCGCCGAGCGGCACGGAGGGCGAGGAGGGCCTCAGAGCCAGCGATGACCCCTGGTAACTCCACTGTGACCTCTAGTGACTCCCTACCTGCACAGTGGAGCGTCGAGCAAGTCTGGGACTTTATACACACACTGCCAg GTTGTGTCGAGGTTGCGGAGGCGTTCCGTATTCAGGAGATAGACGGCCAGGCCCTGCTGCTGCTCACTGAGGACCACCTGATGACCAGCATGAACATCAAATTGGGACCAGCTCTCAAGATCTGTGCCCACATCAACACACTCagacacagatag